A stretch of Vibrio aphrogenes DNA encodes these proteins:
- the tmk gene encoding dTMP kinase produces the protein MNEAKFIVVEGLEGAGKSTAISTILDILQRNIPAEIIQTREPGGTALAEKLRALVKEEHEGEHLHDISELLMIYAARVQLVENVIKPALQRGQWVLGDRHDLSSQAYQGGGRQIDPQIMASLKHTALGDFKPNLTLYMDIDPKVGLERARGRGELDRIEKMDLSFFERARLRYLEAAENDSSIITINANQTLAKVTQDITLALQTWFDNGQMVK, from the coding sequence ATGAATGAAGCAAAGTTTATCGTTGTCGAAGGCTTAGAAGGGGCTGGAAAAAGTACGGCTATCAGTACCATTCTTGATATTCTTCAACGCAATATCCCCGCTGAGATTATTCAAACTCGGGAGCCGGGGGGAACGGCGTTAGCTGAGAAATTGCGCGCATTAGTGAAAGAAGAGCATGAGGGGGAACACTTACATGATATTAGTGAGTTACTCATGATTTATGCTGCTCGTGTGCAGTTAGTTGAAAATGTTATTAAACCGGCTTTGCAACGTGGGCAATGGGTGCTCGGTGATCGTCACGATCTTTCATCTCAAGCTTATCAAGGTGGCGGACGACAAATTGATCCTCAGATCATGGCAAGCTTAAAACACACCGCATTGGGCGACTTTAAGCCAAACTTAACCTTATATATGGATATTGATCCTAAGGTTGGGTTGGAAAGAGCGCGTGGACGTGGTGAATTAGATCGTATTGAAAAGATGGATTTAAGTTTTTTTGAGCGTGCTCGCCTGCGTTATCTAGAAGCCGCAGAGAATGATTCGAGTATCATCACCATCAATGCAAATCAAACGCTGGCTAAAGTGACTCAGGATATTACCCTAGCATTACAAACGTGGTTTGATAACGGACAAATGGTTAAATAA
- a CDS encoding beta-ketoacyl-ACP synthase III, translating into MNSKILGTGSYLPTQVRTNADLEKMVDTSDEWIVTRTGIRERRISAPDESVADMAYHASVNAIEMAGIDKHDIDLIIVATTSGSHKFPSSACQVQAALGIKGCPAFDVAAACSGFVYGLSIADQHIKTGMAKHVLVIGADALSKMCDPEDRSTIILFGDAAGAVVLGASEEPGIISTHLHADGRFGELLSLEEAKRGENIDAWLHMAGNEVFKVAVTQLSKLVKDTLEANNMAKTELDWLVPHQANLRIISATAKKLAMSLDQVVVTLDRHGNTSAATVPTALDEAVRDGRIQRGQLLLLEAFGGGFTWGSALVKF; encoded by the coding sequence ATGAATAGCAAAATTTTAGGAACGGGTAGTTATCTACCAACTCAAGTGCGTACTAACGCCGATTTAGAAAAAATGGTGGATACCAGCGATGAATGGATCGTAACCCGCACGGGTATCCGTGAACGCCGTATATCAGCGCCTGATGAGTCAGTGGCTGATATGGCTTATCATGCCTCGGTCAATGCCATTGAAATGGCGGGAATTGATAAACATGATATTGACTTAATTATTGTTGCCACTACCAGCGGTAGCCATAAATTCCCTTCATCGGCTTGTCAGGTTCAAGCAGCATTGGGCATTAAAGGTTGCCCAGCATTTGATGTGGCGGCGGCTTGTTCTGGCTTTGTTTATGGGCTATCTATTGCCGATCAACACATTAAAACAGGCATGGCAAAACATGTGTTAGTGATTGGTGCCGACGCCTTGTCAAAAATGTGCGATCCTGAAGATCGTTCCACGATTATTTTATTTGGTGATGCGGCGGGTGCGGTCGTGCTAGGTGCCAGTGAAGAGCCTGGAATTATTTCGACACATTTACATGCTGATGGTCGCTTTGGTGAGTTACTGAGCTTAGAGGAAGCCAAGCGTGGTGAAAATATTGATGCTTGGTTGCACATGGCAGGCAATGAAGTGTTTAAAGTCGCAGTAACACAATTATCAAAATTAGTGAAAGATACGTTAGAAGCCAATAATATGGCAAAAACAGAGCTAGATTGGTTAGTTCCTCATCAAGCTAACTTACGTATTATCTCAGCAACAGCTAAAAAGTTAGCCATGTCACTTGATCAAGTAGTCGTAACCCTAGATCGTCATGGTAATACCTCAGCGGCAACCGTTCCAACGGCTTTAGATGAAGCGGTTCGTGATGGTCGTATTCAACGTGGGCAGTTGTTATTACTTGAAGCCTTCGGTGGTGGTTTTACCTGGGGCTCTGCGCTCGTCAAATTCTAA
- the yceD gene encoding 23S rRNA accumulation protein YceD, translating into MQKVKIPRTVDPAKSAQKRLDYQGIIQVSLLKRLTEFTEGVKRDAEVSLSFELDEQRLVVISGKANVEVDLECQRCNEIFAHTCEVEFTCTPIYSEKSEQDAPEEYDLVDLNEYGELDLIKLVEDEFILELPQIAMHDESECSVQSNNLVFGELPKEIVEDKPNPFDVLKNLKR; encoded by the coding sequence ATGCAAAAGGTAAAAATACCGCGTACAGTGGACCCAGCAAAATCAGCGCAAAAACGCTTAGATTATCAAGGTATAATCCAAGTCAGTTTATTAAAACGCTTAACTGAGTTTACTGAAGGCGTCAAACGTGACGCAGAAGTATCATTGTCCTTTGAGTTGGATGAACAACGATTAGTCGTTATCTCTGGTAAAGCTAACGTCGAAGTCGATTTAGAATGTCAACGCTGTAATGAGATATTCGCACATACATGCGAAGTAGAATTCACTTGTACTCCTATCTATAGTGAGAAAAGTGAACAAGACGCACCCGAAGAGTACGATTTGGTAGATCTGAACGAGTACGGTGAGTTGGATCTGATTAAATTAGTCGAAGACGAGTTCATTCTAGAATTACCTCAAATTGCGATGCATGATGAATCTGAATGTAGCGTTCAATCAAACAATTTGGTGTTTGGTGAGCTTCCTAAAGAAATTGTGGAAGATAAGCCGAATCCATTTGATGTTTTAAAAAATTTGAAGCGTTAG
- the fabF gene encoding beta-ketoacyl-ACP synthase II, whose product MSKRRVVVTGMGMLSPVGNTVESSWKALLAGQSGIVNIEHFDTTNFSTRFAGLVKNFDCEEYMPKKEARKMDLFIQYGIAAGIQAFNDSNLEITEENAARVGVAIGSGIGGIGIIEEASHTLREKGPRRMSPFFVPSTIVNMIAGHMSIMKGLRGPNIAISTACTTGLHNIGHAARMIAYGDADAMLAGGAEKASTPLAMSGFAAAKALSSRNDEPELASRPWDKDRDGFVLGDGAGMMMLEEYEHAKARGAKIYCEVVGFGMSGDAYHMTSPSADGSGGALAMEAAIRDAGITGAQIGYVNAHGTSTPAGDVAETLGIKRALGEEAAKNVLVSSTKSMTGHLLGAAGSVEAIITAMTLVDQIVPPTINLDNPDEGCDLDYVPHTARKVENMEYALCNSFGFGGTNGSLIFKRV is encoded by the coding sequence GTGTCCAAGCGTCGTGTAGTTGTTACAGGCATGGGGATGTTGTCACCGGTAGGCAACACAGTTGAATCCTCTTGGAAAGCCCTTTTAGCCGGTCAAAGCGGTATCGTGAATATCGAACACTTTGACACCACCAATTTTTCTACTCGTTTTGCAGGCTTAGTGAAAAACTTCGACTGTGAAGAGTACATGCCTAAGAAAGAAGCCCGCAAAATGGATTTATTTATCCAATATGGTATCGCGGCGGGTATTCAAGCCTTTAACGATTCAAACCTAGAAATCACGGAAGAGAATGCCGCACGTGTTGGTGTTGCTATTGGTTCTGGTATCGGTGGTATTGGTATTATTGAAGAAGCCTCTCATACTTTACGAGAAAAAGGTCCTCGTAGAATGAGTCCATTCTTTGTTCCTTCAACCATTGTGAACATGATTGCAGGTCACATGTCTATCATGAAAGGACTTCGTGGACCCAATATCGCGATTTCTACAGCGTGTACGACAGGTTTACATAATATTGGTCATGCTGCACGTATGATTGCTTACGGTGATGCTGATGCTATGCTAGCAGGCGGAGCAGAGAAAGCTTCAACACCTCTTGCGATGAGTGGTTTTGCTGCGGCTAAAGCACTTTCAAGCCGTAATGATGAGCCAGAATTAGCGTCTCGTCCTTGGGATAAAGACCGTGATGGTTTTGTTTTAGGTGACGGTGCCGGCATGATGATGCTAGAAGAGTATGAACATGCTAAAGCTCGTGGTGCAAAAATTTACTGTGAAGTCGTTGGCTTTGGTATGAGTGGTGACGCTTACCACATGACCTCGCCAAGCGCTGATGGTTCTGGTGGTGCACTGGCGATGGAAGCGGCGATTCGTGATGCTGGTATTACTGGCGCACAAATTGGTTACGTTAATGCTCACGGTACCTCAACACCTGCTGGTGACGTGGCAGAAACATTGGGCATCAAACGTGCTTTAGGTGAAGAAGCTGCGAAAAACGTATTAGTTTCTTCGACCAAATCTATGACAGGTCACCTATTAGGTGCCGCTGGCTCAGTAGAAGCCATTATTACGGCAATGACACTCGTGGATCAAATCGTACCGCCGACCATTAACCTGGATAACCCAGATGAAGGTTGTGATCTCGATTATGTTCCACATACAGCACGTAAAGTCGAAAATATGGAATACGCATTATGTAATTCATTTGGCTTTGGTGGCACCAATGGCTCGTTAATTTTCAAACGTGTCTAA
- the rluC gene encoding 23S rRNA pseudouridine(955/2504/2580) synthase RluC → MTEFKTEVKFVDIDSDMAGQRVDNFLRNQLKQIPKSMVYRILRKGEVRVNKKRVKAEYKLQAGDIVRIPPVRISLEEDAAPISTKLDKVSELESCIIFEDDSLLILNKPSGTAVHGGSGLKFGAIEALRALRPEARFLELVHRIDRDTSGILLVAKKRSALRHLQAQFREKTVQKYYFALVMGEWKSSCKVVKAPLLKNEVNSIVRVNPNGKPSETRYKILEKFNQATLVQASPITGRTHQIRVHCQYVGHPIAWDDRYGDRRFDAYTGQVGLDRLFLHAANIKFIHPATEQPMDISAPMEQKLDQVLIGLRSK, encoded by the coding sequence ATGACCGAATTTAAAACAGAAGTGAAATTTGTTGATATTGACAGTGATATGGCTGGTCAACGTGTCGACAATTTTTTACGTAATCAACTCAAGCAAATCCCTAAAAGCATGGTGTATCGTATCTTGCGTAAGGGAGAAGTGCGCGTGAATAAAAAGCGCGTAAAAGCAGAATACAAATTGCAAGCTGGCGATATTGTGCGTATTCCACCGGTACGCATTTCCTTAGAAGAAGATGCTGCCCCCATTAGCACTAAATTAGATAAAGTGTCTGAATTGGAAAGCTGCATTATTTTTGAAGATGACAGCCTGCTGATTCTTAATAAACCATCAGGAACGGCGGTGCATGGTGGCAGTGGCTTAAAGTTTGGCGCTATCGAAGCATTGCGAGCATTGAGGCCAGAAGCGCGCTTTTTAGAGCTAGTGCATCGAATCGACCGTGATACGTCAGGTATTTTACTGGTTGCGAAAAAACGCTCAGCATTGCGTCACTTACAAGCACAGTTTCGCGAGAAGACCGTACAGAAGTATTATTTTGCTTTAGTCATGGGAGAGTGGAAGTCGAGCTGTAAAGTGGTCAAGGCTCCGCTGCTCAAAAATGAAGTGAATAGTATTGTGAGGGTTAACCCCAATGGTAAGCCGTCAGAAACTCGTTATAAGATTTTAGAGAAGTTTAACCAAGCGACTTTAGTTCAAGCGAGCCCGATTACAGGAAGAACCCATCAAATTCGTGTGCATTGTCAGTATGTCGGGCACCCTATTGCTTGGGATGACCGTTATGGTGACCGCCGCTTTGATGCTTATACTGGGCAAGTGGGGTTAGACCGATTATTTCTGCATGCCGCCAATATTAAATTTATTCACCCAGCCACTGAACAACCCATGGATATTTCCGCTCCAATGGAACAGAAATTGGATCAAGTGTTGATAGGGTTACGTTCAAAATAA
- the plsX gene encoding phosphate acyltransferase PlsX yields MQNITVALDAMGGDFGPRVTVPAAVQALSHFPELKVILVGDREQITNELTHLGFTPTPRLIIKHSERCISNREKPSLALRNSAGTSMRIALDQVADGMANACVSGGNTGALMALSKFRLKLLPGIERPALISALPTVSGKKTWMLDLGANVSVDADTLFQFAVMGSALAQVHLPYPPRVSILNVGEEEIKGNDLVKRCSELLSQTKEINYSGYIEGNQLFYDVADVIVCDGFVGNVCLKTCEGVAHLFHQKLKSYFTSSTIKGWIARKLFSHLFNELKTLNPDQYNGASLLGLRGIVIKSHGHADTSAMINAIGEAVYEVKQQVPNRISDRLEAVLLERHY; encoded by the coding sequence TTGCAAAATATTACCGTTGCACTTGATGCAATGGGCGGGGATTTCGGTCCTCGCGTAACAGTGCCTGCCGCCGTGCAGGCATTGTCACATTTCCCAGAGCTGAAAGTTATCTTAGTTGGTGATCGTGAACAAATCACGAATGAACTAACACATCTCGGATTTACTCCGACTCCTCGTCTCATTATTAAACATAGTGAGAGGTGTATTTCTAATCGCGAAAAACCATCCTTAGCTTTGCGCAATAGTGCAGGTACCTCTATGCGTATCGCACTCGATCAAGTGGCTGATGGGATGGCAAATGCCTGTGTCAGTGGAGGAAACACTGGGGCCTTGATGGCATTATCGAAGTTTCGTCTGAAATTATTACCTGGTATTGAGCGACCGGCTTTAATTAGTGCTCTGCCGACGGTTTCTGGCAAAAAAACATGGATGCTTGATCTTGGTGCTAATGTTTCGGTTGATGCTGATACCTTATTTCAATTTGCTGTTATGGGGAGCGCTTTAGCGCAAGTACATCTCCCATACCCTCCTAGAGTATCGATTTTAAATGTTGGTGAAGAAGAAATAAAAGGTAACGATTTAGTTAAACGTTGCTCAGAATTACTCAGCCAAACGAAAGAAATTAATTATTCTGGTTATATTGAAGGAAATCAGCTTTTTTATGATGTTGCAGATGTGATAGTTTGTGATGGATTCGTTGGGAATGTGTGTCTAAAAACCTGTGAAGGTGTGGCTCACTTATTTCATCAAAAATTAAAGAGCTACTTTACATCGTCTACGATAAAGGGTTGGATTGCTCGAAAATTATTCTCTCATTTATTTAATGAGTTAAAAACCTTGAACCCCGACCAGTATAACGGCGCAAGTTTGTTAGGATTGCGCGGCATTGTTATCAAAAGTCACGGACACGCTGATACATCTGCTATGATCAATGCGATTGGTGAAGCGGTGTATGAAGTGAAACAGCAAGTTCCAAACCGTATAAGCGATCGCTTAGAAGCGGTTTTACTCGAGAGGCATTATTAG
- a CDS encoding Maf family protein, with protein sequence MPTLILASTSTYRKQLLDKLALPFETRQPHCDETPMEGESAEALVVRLAQQKAQSCATSSTANELIIGSDQVCMIDGHIVGKPHTREKAIQQLSQASGKIITFYTGLALYHSQTQQCDTQLDCFNVHFRALTQSQIEYYVDTEQPFNCAGSFKSEGLGIALFERLEGKDPNALIGLPLITLIDMLEQQGIQVLA encoded by the coding sequence ATGCCAACGTTGATTTTAGCGTCTACCTCAACTTATCGAAAACAATTATTAGATAAATTGGCGCTCCCGTTTGAAACCCGTCAACCTCATTGCGATGAAACACCAATGGAAGGTGAAAGTGCCGAAGCTTTGGTTGTACGCTTAGCGCAACAGAAAGCACAGTCTTGCGCCACCTCATCAACGGCCAATGAACTGATTATTGGCTCCGATCAAGTTTGTATGATCGACGGTCACATCGTGGGTAAACCGCATACTCGAGAAAAAGCCATTCAACAACTCTCTCAAGCGAGCGGTAAAATCATCACCTTTTATACTGGCCTTGCACTTTATCATTCCCAAACCCAGCAATGCGATACACAATTAGATTGTTTCAATGTCCATTTCAGAGCATTAACTCAATCTCAAATTGAATATTATGTCGATACTGAACAACCATTCAATTGTGCCGGCAGCTTTAAAAGCGAAGGGTTAGGCATTGCTCTATTTGAGCGATTAGAAGGTAAGGACCCCAATGCATTGATTGGCCTACCTCTTATCACCTTAATTGATATGCTTGAACAACAAGGGATCCAGGTATTAGCTTAA
- the fabD gene encoding ACP S-malonyltransferase — protein MSKFAVVFPGQGSQTVGMLADLGEQYEVVKSTFSEASEALGYDLWALVQNGPVEDLNETFRTQPALLASSVAIWRVWQEIGGEQPQVVAGHSLGEYSALVCAGVIDFKQAIKLVALRGELMQQAVPAGVGAMFAIIGLDDAAIAKACEEAAQGEVVSPVNFNSPGQVVIAGNKAAVERAGELCKAAGAKRALPLPVSVPSHCALMKPAADKLAEALENIEFNTPTVPVINNVDVIAETNPAKIKEALVRQLYSPVRWTEGVIAMHEQGVESLLEFGPGKVLTGLTKRIVKSLSAQAVNDVASVDAVRG, from the coding sequence ATGAGTAAGTTTGCGGTTGTCTTTCCTGGACAAGGTTCACAAACAGTAGGAATGCTAGCTGACCTAGGTGAGCAATATGAAGTTGTAAAATCAACATTTTCAGAAGCATCAGAAGCGCTAGGTTATGATTTATGGGCATTGGTTCAAAATGGCCCGGTAGAAGACTTAAACGAGACATTCCGTACTCAACCTGCATTATTAGCTTCATCTGTTGCTATTTGGCGTGTATGGCAAGAAATTGGTGGGGAACAACCTCAAGTCGTAGCCGGTCATAGCTTGGGTGAGTATTCTGCTTTAGTTTGTGCAGGCGTAATTGATTTTAAACAAGCAATTAAATTAGTCGCACTACGCGGAGAGTTGATGCAACAAGCCGTTCCTGCTGGAGTGGGGGCCATGTTCGCAATCATTGGTTTAGATGATGCGGCTATCGCGAAAGCTTGTGAAGAAGCGGCACAAGGTGAAGTTGTATCACCAGTTAACTTTAACTCTCCTGGTCAAGTGGTGATTGCGGGCAATAAAGCGGCAGTTGAACGTGCAGGCGAGCTATGTAAAGCGGCAGGTGCAAAACGTGCTTTACCTCTTCCTGTGTCGGTACCATCGCACTGCGCATTAATGAAGCCAGCGGCAGATAAATTAGCAGAAGCATTAGAAAATATTGAGTTCAATACACCAACGGTGCCTGTAATTAATAACGTTGATGTGATTGCAGAAACGAATCCAGCAAAAATTAAAGAGGCGTTAGTTCGTCAACTTTATAGCCCTGTACGTTGGACTGAAGGCGTGATCGCCATGCATGAACAAGGTGTTGAATCGCTATTAGAGTTTGGTCCAGGTAAAGTACTCACTGGTTTGACAAAACGTATTGTTAAATCATTAAGCGCTCAAGCGGTTAATGATGTTGCTTCAGTTGATGCTGTACGTGGTTAA
- the rpmF gene encoding 50S ribosomal protein L32 has translation MAVQKSKKSRSMRGMRRSHDALTTSALSVDATSGETHLRHNVTADGYYRGKKVINK, from the coding sequence ATGGCCGTACAAAAGAGCAAAAAATCACGTTCAATGCGTGGCATGCGTCGTTCACACGATGCACTAACAACTAGTGCATTATCTGTAGACGCAACTTCAGGTGAAACTCACCTACGTCACAACGTGACTGCTGACGGTTACTACCGTGGCAAAAAGGTTATCAACAAGTAA
- the pabC gene encoding aminodeoxychorismate lyase, protein MFFVNGHRQEHISLQDRSFHYGDGCFTTILVKEGEPLYLEAHQQRLTQTCQRLAISLPAWQPKIVNWIKQAIIESGFASAQFSGIKVHISRGSGGRGYSAKGATQTQVTIQAFRYPEHYAQWQSEGIKVGVSLIGLGVNPLLAGLKHNNRLEQVLIKQDIEQQMVDDCIVLDCHGHIVEMCAANIFWIRQQRIFTPELKQSGVAGIQRQRVLQYAQQHSYPVEVGQFVLNDILTADEIFITNALHGVVPIVRINKTTFNVGPMTRMIQENINP, encoded by the coding sequence ATGTTTTTTGTCAATGGACACAGACAAGAGCACATCTCGTTACAAGACCGCTCTTTTCATTATGGAGATGGGTGTTTCACGACGATCTTAGTGAAAGAGGGTGAGCCTTTATATCTAGAAGCGCATCAACAGCGACTTACTCAAACTTGTCAACGACTCGCGATTTCGCTACCCGCGTGGCAACCCAAAATAGTTAACTGGATTAAACAAGCTATTATTGAAAGTGGTTTTGCCAGTGCTCAGTTTAGTGGTATCAAAGTTCACATCAGCCGAGGTTCAGGGGGAAGGGGCTACAGTGCTAAAGGGGCGACGCAAACTCAAGTCACTATACAAGCCTTTCGCTACCCGGAGCATTATGCTCAATGGCAATCTGAAGGAATAAAAGTGGGCGTCAGTCTGATTGGTCTTGGAGTTAACCCATTACTAGCAGGTCTTAAGCATAACAATCGCTTAGAACAAGTTTTAATTAAGCAAGACATTGAACAGCAGATGGTTGATGATTGTATCGTCCTGGATTGTCATGGACACATTGTTGAAATGTGTGCGGCTAATATCTTTTGGATTCGTCAACAACGTATTTTCACTCCTGAGCTTAAGCAAAGTGGTGTGGCTGGAATCCAGCGGCAGCGTGTTTTGCAATATGCACAGCAACATAGTTACCCGGTTGAGGTGGGACAATTTGTCTTGAATGATATTTTAACTGCTGATGAAATCTTTATAACGAATGCTCTACATGGCGTAGTACCTATTGTTCGTATAAACAAAACAACATTTAATGTAGGTCCAATGACTCGCATGATTCAGGAGAATATAAATCCGTGA
- the fabG gene encoding 3-oxoacyl-ACP reductase FabG has product MNLEGKIALVTGASRGIGRAIAELLVERGATVVGTATSESGAQAISDYLGSNGTGLALNVTDADSVAETIKTINDQFGGIDILVNNAGITRDNLLMRMKDDEWQDIMDTNLTSIFRLSKAVLRGMMKKRHGRIVNVGSVVGTMGNAGQANYAAAKAGVIGFTKSMAREVASRGVTVNTVAPGFIETDMTKALNDDQRAATLSQVPAGRLGDPREIASAVVFLASDEAAYITGETLHVNGGMYMV; this is encoded by the coding sequence ATGAATCTTGAAGGTAAAATTGCACTTGTTACTGGTGCCAGTCGAGGTATCGGTCGTGCAATCGCTGAGCTACTTGTTGAGCGTGGAGCTACGGTCGTCGGTACGGCAACCAGTGAATCTGGCGCACAAGCCATTAGTGACTACCTTGGCAGCAATGGTACAGGTTTAGCATTGAATGTAACGGATGCCGATTCGGTTGCTGAAACGATCAAAACCATTAATGATCAATTCGGCGGAATTGACATTTTAGTGAATAATGCTGGTATCACTCGTGATAACTTACTTATGCGTATGAAAGATGACGAATGGCAAGATATCATGGATACTAACTTAACTTCGATTTTCCGTTTGTCTAAAGCGGTTCTTCGAGGCATGATGAAGAAACGTCATGGTCGTATTGTTAATGTTGGCTCAGTTGTGGGTACAATGGGCAATGCCGGTCAAGCTAACTACGCTGCAGCGAAAGCAGGAGTAATTGGCTTTACTAAGTCTATGGCTCGTGAAGTCGCTTCTCGTGGTGTAACAGTGAACACCGTTGCACCGGGTTTTATTGAGACAGATATGACAAAAGCACTGAATGATGACCAACGTGCTGCTACACTATCACAAGTGCCAGCAGGTCGATTAGGTGATCCTCGTGAAATTGCTTCTGCGGTTGTATTTTTAGCCTCTGATGAAGCTGCTTATATAACAGGCGAAACACTTCACGTGAATGGCGGCATGTATATGGTCTAA
- the mltG gene encoding endolytic transglycosylase MltG: MIKKLILVFIFVLALGMALVFYAKEQVKGYLLQPMQLSSEQLVTVEHGKTLRSALWSMEKQGWIEGNRFSRLLPHLYPEVVHIRAGTYQVKPGETLQQVLTTMVSGEEHQFSLTFIEGSQFKEWRTQFAQAPQLKQQTATMTEAEIAKAIGAGHDKLEGLLLAETYHYTAGMSDLDILKRAHKALTRELDKAWQTKQTHLPLKTPYQALILASIIEKETAIESERTRIASVFVNRLNKGMRLQTDPTVIYGLGDSYDGDIRKKDLSTPTPYNTYVINGLPPTPIAMPGVESIQAALNPEQSRYLYFVASGDGGHVFSRSLAEHNRAVQNYLRKLRASKKH; encoded by the coding sequence GTGATAAAAAAGTTAATACTGGTATTCATTTTTGTTCTTGCGCTAGGAATGGCATTGGTTTTCTACGCGAAAGAGCAAGTCAAAGGTTATTTGCTACAACCTATGCAGCTGTCATCGGAACAACTGGTCACGGTTGAGCATGGGAAAACCTTACGCAGTGCCTTGTGGTCAATGGAAAAACAAGGCTGGATTGAAGGGAACCGCTTTTCTCGCTTATTACCGCATTTGTATCCTGAAGTCGTGCATATTCGTGCGGGTACTTATCAAGTCAAACCAGGGGAAACATTACAGCAAGTGCTAACCACGATGGTGTCGGGAGAAGAGCATCAATTTTCGCTGACGTTTATCGAGGGAAGCCAATTCAAAGAATGGCGGACACAATTCGCACAAGCGCCACAGTTAAAGCAACAAACCGCTACGATGACCGAGGCGGAGATTGCTAAAGCGATTGGAGCGGGACATGACAAACTAGAAGGGTTGTTATTAGCTGAAACCTATCACTACACCGCCGGAATGTCAGACCTAGATATCTTAAAGCGTGCTCATAAGGCGTTAACACGAGAGTTGGATAAAGCGTGGCAAACGAAGCAAACTCATCTACCGCTAAAAACCCCCTATCAAGCATTAATTCTGGCCTCTATTATTGAAAAAGAGACCGCAATAGAGTCTGAGCGTACTCGAATTGCCTCTGTGTTTGTTAACCGCCTAAATAAAGGGATGCGTTTGCAAACGGATCCTACGGTAATTTATGGTCTAGGTGACAGTTATGATGGTGATATACGAAAAAAAGATTTATCGACGCCAACCCCTTATAATACCTATGTGATTAACGGTCTCCCGCCTACACCAATTGCCATGCCAGGGGTGGAGTCAATTCAAGCTGCGCTTAACCCAGAGCAAAGTCGATATTTATATTTTGTCGCGAGTGGTGACGGTGGGCATGTCTTTAGCCGCTCTCTTGCAGAGCATAATCGCGCAGTTCAAAATTATTTAAGAAAATTAAGAGCGAGTAAAAAACACTAA
- the acpP gene encoding acyl carrier protein yields the protein MSNIEERVKKIIVEQLGVDEAEVKNEASFVDDLGADSLDTVELVMALEEEFDTEIPDEEAEKITTVQAAIDYVNSAQ from the coding sequence ATGAGCAACATCGAAGAACGCGTAAAAAAAATCATTGTTGAACAACTAGGTGTAGACGAAGCAGAAGTAAAAAACGAAGCTTCTTTCGTTGATGATCTAGGTGCTGATTCTCTAGATACAGTAGAGCTAGTAATGGCTTTAGAAGAGGAATTCGACACTGAAATCCCTGACGAAGAAGCTGAAAAAATTACTACTGTTCAAGCTGCAATCGACTACGTAAACAGCGCACAGTAA